From a region of the Acanthochromis polyacanthus isolate Apoly-LR-REF ecotype Palm Island chromosome 3, KAUST_Apoly_ChrSc, whole genome shotgun sequence genome:
- the cbx6a gene encoding chromobox protein homolog 6a produces MEPSAAGDRIFAAEAILKRRVRKGRIEYLVKWKGWAMKHSTWEPEENILDDRLILGFEQKERERELHGPKKRGPKPKNFVMKARGQKRETSSRASSSRQNTPRSSSSTSSRAASSSSSALPHHLPSSSSSSSTVAPSPKLNSLAATHKLKKDIHRCHRMSRRPLPRSDPMAATFSNPGGFPSRMHVSPFSETVRILNRRVKPREVKRGRIILNLKVIDKPGRGGTASGSRNITAGRQNIPSRNRIIGKKGEAPYRPFQPPLKMLGFPMYGKPFGLQCGGPVPFHSHPGSCSTTGARDRRTTSSQYQSPPSPSSSSGSEGKSPTNATAAQPQPAAGASPSSKDAKSSKPHTETQKGQSAKPSAPAPSSDGNPAASASPFLPSSPSSSLEDEEEEGAQDHSVSSEGGRKNPRQRRAKRQPPTTLPTVAPGDQSSAPAEPQRVPAEGDPDWHPEMAPSCKDVVVTDVTTNLVTVTIKEFPSPASGPASPSASPENASSPPPATTAEDPSPAKP; encoded by the exons ATGGAGCCCTCGGCGGCGGGAGATCGCATTTTCGCCGCGGAAGCCATACTGAAACGCCGCGTCCGCAAG GGAAGAATTGAATATCTGGTAAAATGGAAAGGATGGGCAATGAA GCACAGCACCTGGGAGCCAGAGGAGAACATTCTGGATGACAGACTGATTTTGGGTTTTGAGCAAAA gGAGCGGGAAAGAGAGCTGCATGGGCCAAAGAAACGGGGACCGAAACCCAAAAACTTTGTTATGAAG GCTCGTGGACAGAAAAGAGAGACCAGCAGCCGAGCCTCAAGCAGCCGTCAGAACACCCCGCGTTCCTCTTCGTCCACTTCCAGTCGAGcagcttcctcttcctcctccgccCTGCCTCATCATCTACCTTCATCGTCTTCGTCTTCCTCCACTGTGGCTCCCTCTCCTAAACTCAACTCACTTGCCGCCACCCACAAGCTGAAGAAAGACATTCACCGCTGCCACCGGATGTCCAGGCGCCCTCTGCCTCGCTCTGACCCCATGGCGGCTACTTTCTCCAACCCTGGTGGCTTCCCCTCCCGCATGCACGTCTCCCCCTTCTCTGAGACCGTCCGCATCCTGAACCGTAGAGTCAAGCCCCGGGAGGTCAAGAGAGGTCGGATTATCCTCAATCTGAAGGTCATTGACAAGCCAGGCCGGGGTGGCACCGCCTCGGGCAGTAGGAATATTACAGCAGGACGCCAAAACATCCCTTCCCGGAATCGCATCATTGGGAAGAAGGGAGAAGCCCCCTATAGACCTTTCCAGCCTCCTCTGAAGATGCTGGGGTTCCCGATGTATGGAAAACCATTTGGGCTGCAGTGTGGAGGTCCCGTGCCTTTCCACTCCCACCCAGGCTCATGCTCCACCACAGGCGCTCGGGACAGACGCACCACCTCATCGCAGTACCAGTCACCTCCTTCTCCTTCCAGCTCCAGTGGGTCTGAAGGAAAATCTCCCACCAATGCCACGGCCGCACAGCCTCAGCCTGCCGCCGGAGCATCACCCTCCAGCAAGGATGCCAAGTCCAGTAAACCTCACACAGAGACCCAGAAGGGCCAGAGCGCCAAGCCATCTGCTCCTGCCCCATCCTCCGATGGAAACCCGGCGGCGTCTGCTTCTCcattcctcccctcctctccctcttcctccttggaagacgaagaggaggagggtgcCCAGGACCACTCAGTGTcctcagagggagggaggaaaaatCCTCGGCAGCGCAGGGCTAAACGTCAGCCGCCCACCACGCTTCCCACTGTCGCTCCTGGGGACCAAAGCTCTGCCCCTGCTGAACCCCAGAGGGTGCCCGCCGAGGGAGACCCCGACTGGCACCCGGAAATGGCGCCGAGCTGCAAGGATGTGGTGGTCACAGACGTCACCACCAACCTTGTTACCGTCACCATAAAAGAGTTCCCCTCCCCTGCCTCCGGCCCTGCCTCTCCTTCGGCCAGCCCAGAAAAcgcctcctcccctcctcctgccACCACCGCTGAAGACCCCTCCCCAGCAAAGCCATAG